The genomic region CAAGGTACAGTATGTTGCCGGCACTTGGAACAAGATAAATAACTGAGGGAGAAATGGTTACGGGATATATTGTCCTCTTGCCCCTTGCTATTTGCTGCAtagctggttctgactattgaaacaataaaaatattgaagcCATATGATTATAGGAAATCTAATCTGGGGGAGGGCTGACGCTACTTTGTCGTGTCAGAGTCCTGAAAGAGAGTTTAAAttgttttacaggtataggatcccttatccggaaacccgatatccagaaagctctgaattatggaatggctgtctcccatagactccattttatccaaataatccaaatttttaaaaattatttcctttttctctgtaataataaaaccgtagcttatacttgatcccaactaagatataattaatccttattggaagcaaaaccagcctattgggtttatttaatgtttaaatgaatttctagtagacataaggcatgaagacccaaattacggaaagatctgttatccggaaaaccccaggtcccgagcattctggataacaggtcccatacctgtattaaatttaGCCCCTATAGGTTGCTAGAGGAAAGGGGCCTTAAAAATATAGTCTTTAGAATGCCCAAGGTATTAAGTCTCTGTTTTTCGTCTGATTCTTAGGTTTTCAAGGCAATGCTGTATTTATTTCAAATtacttataaaaaaattttgttttgcttATAGGATGAAACTCTGGCTGAATATGATTCTTTGGCAAATCGTCTATTGAGCCAAATTGCACAACTCATAGAATCGAACAGTTTGACAATATCCGGGATCAGGTAAAGAATGTGATATTGTACATACAGAAATGCTAtctttatatctctctatctacaaATATACACAGCAGTCAGGGCACTTACTATGCACAATATTACATAGAAATAGAAGTAGTTCATTTTTCACCAGGACCAGTGACTTTGAGTAACCAATCAACATCTGGTTGCCTGTTGGAAAGGGagaatctcattggttgctattgattacTGGGGCTGGTACAGTAGTATTTACCCCACTGGTGCTTTGTACAGATCGttattcttaaataaaataaatgttctctGATGCAATCTCataaaattaaatgcaaatactgtatatctatatggGTCTTCCAACAAACCATGAAAACATTGACATCAGGCATCAtatactctaaggggccgattcacaaagggtcgaatatcgagggttaattaaccctcgatattcgactgggaattgaaatccttcgacttcgaatatcgaagtcgaaggattttagcgtaaatagtgcaatcgaacgatcgaaggattattccttcgatcgaacgataaaatccttcgaatcgaaagattagaaggattttaatccaacgatcgaaggaatatccttcgatcaaaaaaacttaggaaagcctatggggatcttccccataggctaacattgagttcggtagcttttagatggcgaagtagggggtcgaagttttttcttaaagagacagtacttcgactatcgaatggtcgaatagtcaaacgatttttagtttgaatccttcgattcgaagtcgaaggtcgtagtagcccattcgatggtcgaagtaggccaaaaaaaacttcgaaattcgaagtttttttacttcgaatccttcactcgaagttagtgaatcggcccctaaatatgtctaattaaatcattaaatgtAACAAAGATGAAGATATTAACTTTTCTTCTTTAGTGGGTTAAAAGTGAGCTacagttaaaaaatgtacatCAAGCAATGTGAGACCCAACAGTCTTATAGGGCAGGGCCTACGTTACCCATTGTGTTTAATGAGAAATGCATCATGTCATTTTCTTATAATATTGGCACATGGAGTAGAATAGCAACAACACCCCCAGTGAGCAAAAATACATGCGAATATTGCtccttttattttgtgtttcaatGGACAGTTTTACTTGACCCAACATTGTGTGTTCTTATTGTGTAGATTATTATCCAACGAAAAGAAACTCCTTTGGGAGCAACTTGTACCTAAACGAAAAGtcagagaaaatcagagcagTTCTACTGGTAAGATAAACATTGATTTTTCCATTACATTATGAATGAAGGATGGGCATTACTTTGATTACATtgacttattctattttattttattgtaggttCCAAAGACAACGCCAGTAGTGAAGATGACGGAACACATCTAGTAGTCTGTGTACATGGCAGAGCTGGtaagtaaaaaactattttaagatTGGATTCTGACACCAACACTTGCGGGTGTTTTGTCCTATGCTATACCATTGCCTTGCCCTGttaaaaaacagctttatttctTCTCTAGGTTCCGAATATGATCTTGTATTAGTAAGACCTTACATCGAGTGTGGCGTGACACATGGAAAGACCGACTTCCTAATGTCTATGTACAACAAGGTACGTACGCTGACATGTCTGTGCATCGCGTTCTGAGGGAGATATCGCTATTCCTATATGAAACTGTTCAAACATTATATCCATCTCAGCTCAATGTAAACTAATAGCCAATGatgataaaggggcagattcactacttcgagtgaaggattcgaagtaaaaaaactttgaatttcgaagtgttttttgggctactttgaccatcgaatgggctacttcgaccttcgattacgacttcgactttgaatcgtaggattcgaactaaaaatcgttcgactattcgataatcgaagtactgtctctttaagaaaaaacttcgaccccctagttcgccatctaaaagctaccgaactcattgttagcctatggggaaggtccccataggctttcctaagtttttttccttcgatcattggattaaaatccttcaaattgttcgattcgaaggattttatcgttcgatcgaaggaataatccttccatcgttcgatcgcactattagCGCTAAAATCCttacgacttcgatattcgaagtcgaagaattttaattcccagtcgaatatcgagggttaattaacccgcaatattcgaccctttgtgaatcggccccaaaatgtaactatcctgagaaatgtatcattttattattagctttttattattttactgatgATTAATATGAAATGATCAGTTGCAGTGGGGGCCTATAAAGATCATTTTgatatttaaaatgaaacaaattaaCCCTATGATTGATCGATCAGAAGACAAAAACGACTTCTGTGGGATTTGATATCCcaagatatatagaaaaatatgatCACATTTCATGGAAAATGTTGCTGGAAGACAGGAAGTGGATATGTCTTAGAAGATTATTGTTGCTGGTTGTTAGCAGATAGGCcctttattattgctattttatacGCCGTTAAATAATTGTGGCAGCTACAATGTTTTCATTAGTGCTGGTCTCTATGCATGTCTTTTTTACTTCTCGTATTTTCTTTACAGGGCTCCACCTCTGAAGATATTGATTATTTGGCCAGCGGTCTCCTAATTGAAATATTAGAGCACATAGGAAGCAAAAAGCTCATTATTGCCAGAATCAGGTACAGTAATTAGCAAGAATCTCTATActtattaattaatatgtatgAATTTTTTTATAGTAATGTTAATTTTCTCTCCCCGCAGCTTTATTGGCTTCTCTCTGGGCGCTCTGATAATACGCGCAGCTCTGTGGAGACCTGAATTTGAAGCCTTCCTTGGAAACCTGCACACTTTCCTCTCCTTTGGTGGACCACATATGGGTCTTATGTGCCACAGCAGAAATCTGTTTAAAACTGGTAGGGATTTACTGgctacattgttttattattgacaAGTAACTGACTGATTAGAAACAACAAGAAATATATGTAAATGGATTTAACCCTGCTTAATttacatcaagtacaatgtaatatatcattattacaggacaaaagtcaaaaatataaagtattatttTTAGGAAAGTTCACAGctgtattttaaaactttttaagatGCAGTGTGTTTTATTGATAATATAACCCCGCGCCTTTACCTACATTTCAATTAACTTTAGCATGTTTGTatataatacaattaataaatatgtgCATGTCTTTTGTTATAGGCCTGTGGCTTGAGCAGCTGTTCGATAAATCTGTCTCCGTATCCCAGATGGCATTCACAGATCACAAAGACCCAAGACAAACGTTCCTGTACAAACTTAGCCAGAAAACAGGTAAGACATTGGGCCCGTCTTTTGTATGGATTTCATCTGTATATTAAATTGTACAAAATCCCCAAATAAAGCTACTGTTATTTGATAGTTTTATTAGAAACGAGCGAGGTAGTATTTTAAGATATTTGCAGGTCTTAAAGTGCAGCCACCATGGACCTGATATGAACCCAATACTCTTGAGTAACTTACATTGCAAAATAGTGATTTCAAATTTATCTTATTGAAAGTATCATCCCTTCATTTCATGGCACGTCTGTATTGATGCCTTAACCTTGTTCTGGAATCTCATGGTGAATATTATTGTATTACAGGCTTGGAACACTTCAAGAATGTGATTCTAGTGAGCGCGTTACAAGATCACATTGTTCCCTATCACTCCACTCGTATTGAAATGTGCAAAGCTGCTCTGAAGGGAGATGAGATAGGTAAGGGTCTCACTTTTATACATATGTCTACTGAATGGAGTACATGCACCATTGAAGCACGAGCCAGTTCTCCACCATCCAAgactcccacaatgccttgcacactgcTGTGATTCTTTACAGGTTTGTTTATCACAGAACATACATCAGACTAAGGAAAGTAGGcctcttggctggaggagagttgACCCCTGCTAAATAGTTCTAGctgtacattgtatttaaaacatttccaGCACATAAAGAAGGTGCACAAGTCTTTGCTGGATAAGTTTGTTGCTGTAATGGAAAGGCTAccgtatatttattaataatgttttcCATTTCCTTTTCAGGAACTGTTTATACAGAGATGCTCCGAAACACCCTTGAGCCTATTCTAAACAACAAGAACTGTAACTTTGTGAGATACGACGTTAGTTTTGATATGCCCAAATCATTCAATTCTTTCATTGGACGTACGGGCCACTGCGCATTCGTTTCATCTTGGCAATTTTTGGAGAACTTCTTTCACAATGCTGGCCTGAAATATTTTGAATAGAAGAAATGTGATGCCCGACATGTTTAATGCTATTGAAGTGCCAGAGACATGGAGTTGCAGAACCTCTACTACCTTGTTGCACAATGAACTAACAACACTGACTTCTCTTCTACACTATACGAGCTGACGCCAAaggcaaaagaagaagaagattccAGAAACATCTTTAACTTACAGCGCTGCATATATCCATGTATatttccttatactgtatatacctttgTATGTAGCACTTTGtatataaacatttgtaaaatttatATATTCTTTGTTACTGACaccaataaaataaactttattaaaaaaaattttttattttgttatcatTACCAGGTGGGTCACTGGTCACATTTGCCCATGCCCAGCACATTAGACATTGATGAAAGCTGCTGAGAACTTCAACAAGTTTTTAACTGGCCATAGACTGTCCCTTGCCTTCCCACCAGGCTTCTACCCCAGAAACATGCCACCCACATGCACATTTATCTGTGTAATTAACCTTGGATAATTTACCAACACCggtacaggcctggccggtaaaaatgatggttgatgccaatgttattaatagggaaaaaagataaataaaggaaggccggtatttttttccagaaaaggtggcaaccgtatagGCAGAGACAAGCAAATCACTCTTTTCTGTCCATTTGGCCAACTATGTATCCATAACTGctagttttatagcacagatacagactAATGGTTCAGagacatatatccaaacttgcagacagcctgtttcgatcttattttctctgccaccaaagttgtggtgtagttcaaatgcagagtgtgcacataaatgtttgcaatttgcatttttgacatatttaaaaagctcttatagacattcacattgtgaacaaaaaaatacacactcttattcagctttataaatgtaaccatgcgcagggcaaatatattcacagtgtgcgaaccaatctgccctgcgagacgtttataaatgagcccctctgtcTTTTTGCTGTTCAGTTGTTGGGGGCTAATGgttttttcaaggtttatttcgtttatttattaaggtgtacctgtcacccagacacaaaaagctctataataaaagtccttttcaaattaaacatgaaatctaatttctattttttattaaagcattcatagctgttgtaagctcatttaaaaatctcagctgtaaatcaaatattgtctgcccctcctctatgccttagtcatactttcactttccattcagcacttcctagatgtcactgctctccccacattcccccttttcTCTTCACCattaaattgtgtagccagggcatggggatggacatcaggtcccccattctggtgcacaaacaagattcggagatgatacaaggcttgtcttaataacagtgtccacaaaatgactcctgcctgcttgctataattatgaattcccagactgaaggaaacaagattcataaatttatatagtgtaattaaagttcattttgcttgactaatgtgataaaataggattttgaatacttttttgggtgacgggtcccctttaagtagttCTCCAGGAAGGTTATGGTATGGACAGCTAAGAGCTAGTCCTGAtttacagttaggagggggagaTGTTTCCCTTTCCTGGAGTAAAGTATTTACTTGGCTGTAAGGTCACTCACCTAGTTGTCTGTCCTGGAAGGTATGTGCCTGGGTCTTTGCATTCTCATGTGTGAGCAACTGGGATGGTACTTCTGCGGTCATGTACATGTTTGTCAATTCCAGCACACTAGACCAATTGTGAACGTGCCTCAATCTTGATACCTGTCCTTTAAATGGATGCTGAAACCTGTAACACATCATTAGATTATCTTGGCTCCATCTCAGTTA from Xenopus laevis strain J_2021 chromosome 1S, Xenopus_laevis_v10.1, whole genome shotgun sequence harbors:
- the LOC121399523 gene encoding protein FAM135A-like gives rise to the protein MNFFIVMLIFSPRSFIGFSLGALIIRAALWRPEFEAFLGNLHTFLSFGGPHMGLMCHSRNLFKTGLWLEQLFDKSVSVSQMAFTDHKDPRQTFLYKLSQKTGLEHFKNVILVSALQDHIVPYHSTRIEMCKAALKGDEIGKGLTFIHMSTEWSTCTIEARASSPPSKTPTMPCTLL